Proteins co-encoded in one Brassica rapa cultivar Chiifu-401-42 chromosome A02, CAAS_Brap_v3.01, whole genome shotgun sequence genomic window:
- the LOC103852779 gene encoding protein PHYTOCHROME-DEPENDENT LATE-FLOWERING isoform X3: MGVTFKISKIGRKFRQRVSSESPAPDSPKPLNPILSGKSKAIDALQPSLPDISPDHEVSFVLSLYPNGYSVVNSSEAVQQASFRDTPKALHPYGMAAETLLSAIEAGRLPTDILEDIPCKFVDGAVICEVHDYRKRTPEEASPVINKVRLKMSLENVVKDIPSMSDSSWTYGDLMEVESRILKAIQPELCLDPVPRLDRLSKKPETAKLDLSLSTLRRKRLMQMTEATVMSLNKSHGKKVCIDRLPESSERVNMPGHLLMHQTHNNQAIQNPGTNILVGLRNQTMQDAATSSLPLVPPQQQRYLGTGHIRNIQDQGSNSASVSGGLDAMLPYGSDSMNPGASFQRKRQSQEAQESSMPGSNKRTRVSHMGPHGVPQQQPGQRMDGIQGTDTNWKNAVLQQDILGRSSQYPNPSLQRFSPQQIEGVMNQEGGPMQFPASQQGTLRYTSKEEPFESKIDGSVRNDMPGVGSDANNVDPRMQSRMPHNGLLRSNFSQASWNVNPGQKIEKDLRKEEQFSRRISAQSPRLSAGAQPQSPLSSKSGEFSGGSMGTHYGAVAAAQKDKAVTSIPAIGATQSVGSSPNDAMQQRQHQMVAKRRTNSHPMTQAINTVGSPVSVNTVSANAVGPPLGNQTTGDHAILDRFSKIERVAARYQLNCKKHKVDEYSRRPRSYVPQRLMVCFSGLSNNEDFKDEEKALSKSILGGSMNTCKTRVINFLRMERVMQGNVPAAVPKIVTRLVMSEKPVDGTVAWYQGEIDDGDGFPAEDHMLGLPNTHIADLLAAQFKSLMVREGYRIDEHIQEKPSRGDAGPTSSQQNSAGGVPRGNSANEMQQYGDAVAGQAPNEASKQGNAGSAPMNSTQNVLANARMLPPTNSQALQMSQGLLSGVSMPMQPQQHDPQQSPLSQLQQRNQQSMFTQQQHPQMQRAASMMLPTNPLSAINSMSQSSGMALGGQMTNNHSPHQLQMLQHHAAIQRKMMMGQQGSGVAMNMGMGSMGNSIAALGAFGNQMNMAGRGLGGTGITSSMSLPGINNMGQNPMNHPASNLNVISQQLRSGALTPQQSAAVFTNLRLANRGGGMGAPQAGMSGVSGARQMHPSSAGLSMMDPNTLNRANLQRAMGNMGPPKLMPGMNPYMNQQQLQQQQPQQQQLQHQQQLQQPMSQQQAQSQQLQQHELPQQQQQQQQQATASPLQSVLSPPQVSSPSAGITQQQLQQSSPQQMSQRTPMSPQQMNQRTPMSPQQMSQRTPMSPQISSGTMHPMSTSNLEACPASPQLSSQTHGSVGSIANSPMELQGPKNNSASTNNP, encoded by the exons ATGGGTGTCACGTTTAAGATTTCGAAGATCGGTAGAAAGTTCCGGCAGAGGGTTTCTTCTGAATCGCCTGCTCCTGACTCTCCAAAGCCTCTGAATCCGATTCTATCTGGGAAATCAAAG GCCATTGATGCTCTGCAGCCATCTTTGCCTGATATATCTCCAG ATCATGAAGTTTCCTTCGTATTGAGCCTCTATCCGAATGGTTACTCTGTAGTAAACTCCTCTGAG GCTGTGCAGCAGGCATCCTTTCGAGATACTCCAAAGGCCTTACATCCGTATGGTATGGCAGCAGAGACTCTACTTTCA GCTATTGAGGCTGGCAGACTTCCTACTGACATTTTGGAAGATATACCTTGCAAATTTGTGGATGGAGCAGTCATATGTGAG GTGCATGACTATCGGAAACGTACCCCAGAGGAAGCCTCTCCTGTGATAAATAAAGTGCGCCTTAAGATGTCACTTGAAAATGTGGTAAAAGATATTCCATCAATGTCGGACAGCTCATGGACATATGGTGATCTCATG GAAGTGGAATCAAGAATATTAAAAGCCATACAACCTGAACTTTGTTTGGATCCTGTACCCAGACTTGATAGGCTGAGTAAAAAACCTGAGACCGCCAAG CTTGATTTGTCTCTTTCTACTTTGCGGAGAAAGAGACTGATGCAAATGACAGAAGCGACTGTTATGTCTCTGAACAAGAGCCATGGGAAAAAGGTTTGCATTGATCGGCTTCCGGAAAGTTCAGAGCGTGTAAATATGCCAGGACATTTGTTAATGCATCAAACCCATAACAACCAGGCTATTCAAAATCCGGGTACTAATATACTGGTGGGATTAAGAAATCAGACCATGCAAGATGCGGCAACTTCCTCACTGCCTTTGGTACCACCTCAGCAACAAAGGTACCTGGGAACTGGACATATTAGAAACATTCAAGATCAAGGATCAAATTCTGCCAGTGTCTCTGGAGGTTTAGATGCAATGTTGCCTTATGGCTCTGATAGTATGAACCCAGGTGCATCTTTCCAAAGAAAGAGACAAAGTCAAGAAGCGCAAGAGTCTTCTATGCCTGGTTCGAATAAGCGGACAAGGGTTTCACACATGGGTCCTCATGGGGTTCCACAGCAACAGCCGGGGCAACGCATGGATGGCATTCAGGGAACCGATACAAATTGGAAAAATGCGGTTCTACAACAAGATATACTAGGCAGAAGTAGTCAATATCCAAATCCAAGTCTTCAGAGGTTTTCACCACAGCAAATTGAAGGAGTAATGAATCAGGAAGGTGGTCCCATGCAGTTTCCAGCTTCACAACAGGGGACATTGCGTTACACTTCGAAAGAGGAGCCATTTGAGAGTAAAATTGATGGTAGTGTCAGAAATGATATGCCTGGGGTGGGAAGCGATGCAAATAATGTGGATCCGCGTATGCAGTCAAGGATGCCCCATAATGGATTGTTAAGATCGAATTTCTCTCAAGCATCCTGGAACGTGAACCCAGGCCAGAAGATTGAAAAAGATCTGAGAAAAGAAGAACAGTTCAGTAGAAGGATATCGGCTCAAAGCCCTCGTTTATCAGCAGGCGCTCAACCACAGTCCCCACTTTCATCGAAGTCTGGTGAGTTTTCTGGTGGTTCAATGGGGACCCACTATGGAGCAGTTGCAGCAGCTCAAAAGGACAAGGCTGTTACTTCTATTCCTGCTATTGGTGCTACTCAGTCAGTGGGTTCTAGTCCTAATGATGCTATGCAGCAAAGGCAACACCAAATGGTTGCAAAACGGAGGACAAATTCTCATCCTATGACACAAGCTATTAACACTGTTGGTTCTCCTGTTAGTGTCAATACTGTGAGTGCCAATGCTGTTGGTCCTCCATTGGGAAACCAAACTACTGGCGATCACGCAATCCTCGATAGATTCTCAAAGATTGAACGAGTTGCTGCAAG GTACCAACTAAACTGCAAAAAGCATAAGGTGGATGAGTACTCGCGAAGACCTCGCTCTTATGTTCCTCAGCGTCTGATGGTTTGTTTTTCGGGCTTGTCTAACAACGAGGACTTCAAAGACGAAGAGAAAGCCTTGTCAAAATCTATTCTTGGTGGCAGCATGAATACATGCAAGACAAGAGTCATAAACTTCCTTCGGATGGAGCGTGTGATGCAAG GTAATGTGCCTGCCGCCGTCCCTAAAATAGTAACAAGACTGGTGATGTCAGAGAAGCCCGTGGACGGGACAGTAGCATGGTATCAAGGGGAAATAGATGATGGTGATGGTTTTCCAGCTGAAGATCATATGTTAGGATTGCCCAATACT CACATCGCCGATCTACTTGCTGCTCAGTTTAAATCACTG ATGGTCCGTGAAGGATACCGCATAGATGAACATATTCAGGAGAAGCCAAGTCGCGGGGATGCTGGTCCAACCAGCAGTCAACAGAATTCTGCGGGTGGTGTTCCAAGAGGCAACTCTGCAAATGAAATGCAACAGTATGGGGATGCCGTTGCTGGACAAGCGCCCAATGAGGCATCGAAACAAGGGAATGCTGGAAGTGCACCTATGAACTCAACCCAGAATGTTCTTGCAAATGCAAGGATGCTCCCTCCGACAAATTCTCAGGCTTTGCAAATGTCTCAAGGACTGTTGTCTGGTGTCTCCATGCCTATGCAACCACAACAGCATGACCCACAACAGTCTCCGCTATCACAGCTACAACAGAGAAATCAACAGTCCATGTTTACACAGCAGCAGCATCCACAAATGCAGAGAGCGGCATCTATGATGTTGCCTACAAATCCTCTATCAGCGATCAACTCGATGAGCCAGAGCTCTGGCATGGCGCTGGGTGGTCAGATGACCAACAACCATTCGCCTCATCAACTGCAGATGTTACAGCACCACGCGGCGATTcagaggaagatgatgatgggGCAACAGGGGTCAGGTGTAGCCATGAATATGGGAATGGGAAGCATGGGCAACAGTATTGCTGCGCTTGGGGCTTTTGGCAACCAAATGAATATGGCGGGAAGAGGGCTTGGAGGAACCGGAATCACATCGTCAATGTCTCTTCCTGGCATCAATAACATGGGGCAGAACCCAATGAATCATCCAGCGTCAAATTTGAATGTTATAAGCCAGCAACTCCGATCTGGTGCTTTAACACCACAACAGAGTGCCGCTGTGTTTACAAATCTTAGGTTGGCGAACCGAGGAGGTGGAATGGGTGCTCCCCAAGCCGGGATGAGTGGCGTGTCAGGTGCCAGGCAGATGCACCCCAGCTCTGCTGGTCTATCTATGATGGATCCGAATACATTAAACCGAGCTAACCTGCAGCGAGCTATGGGTAACATGGGTCCACCTAAGCTGATGCCTGGAATGAATCCTTACATGAATCAACAGCAACTCCAGCAGCAGCAACCCCAACAGCAACAGTTGCAGCATCAGCAACAGCTACAGCAGCCTATGTCTCAGCAGCAAGCTCAGTCTCAGCAGCTACAACAACATGAGCTGCCTCAGCAACAACAGCAACAGCAGCAACAGGCAACAGCCTCGCCTCTTCAGTCTGTGCTATCACCACCCCAAGTAAGTTCGCCATCAGCTGGAATTACACAGCAGCAGCTGCAACAGTCCAGTCCCCAGCAAATGAGCCAGAGAACTCCGATGAGTCCCCAGCAAATGAACCAAAGAACTCCAATGAGTCCGCAACAAATGAGTCAAAGAACCCCTATGAGTCCTCAGATAAGCTCGGGTACGATGCACCCCATGAGCACAAGCAACCTGGAGGCTTGTCCAGCAAGTCCACAGCTAAGTTCTCAGACACATGGATCTGTTGGTAGCATCGCCAATTCCCCAATGGAGCTTCAAGGTCCCAAGAACAACTCTGCTAGTACTAATAATCCCTAA
- the LOC103852779 gene encoding protein PHYTOCHROME-DEPENDENT LATE-FLOWERING isoform X1 has protein sequence MGVTFKISKIGRKFRQRVSSESPAPDSPKPLNPILSGKSKAIDALQPSLPDISPDHEVSFVLSLYPNGYSVVNSSEICEKQAVQQASFRDTPKALHPYGMAAETLLSAIEAGRLPTDILEDIPCKFVDGAVICEVHDYRKRTPEEASPVINKVRLKMSLENVVKDIPSMSDSSWTYGDLMEVESRILKAIQPELCLDPVPRLDRLSKKPETAKLDLSLSTLRRKRLMQMTEATVMSLNKSHGKKVCIDRLPESSERVNMPGHLLMHQTHNNQAIQNPGTNILVGLRNQTMQDAATSSLPLVPPQQQRYLGTGHIRNIQDQGSNSASVSGGLDAMLPYGSDSMNPGASFQRKRQSQEAQESSMPGSNKRTRVSHMGPHGVPQQQPGQRMDGIQGTDTNWKNAVLQQDILGRSSQYPNPSLQRFSPQQIEGVMNQEGGPMQFPASQQGTLRYTSKEEPFESKIDGSVRNDMPGVGSDANNVDPRMQSRMPHNGLLRSNFSQASWNVNPGQKIEKDLRKEEQFSRRISAQSPRLSAGAQPQSPLSSKSGEFSGGSMGTHYGAVAAAQKDKAVTSIPAIGATQSVGSSPNDAMQQRQHQMVAKRRTNSHPMTQAINTVGSPVSVNTVSANAVGPPLGNQTTGDHAILDRFSKIERVAARYQLNCKKHKVDEYSRRPRSYVPQRLMVCFSGLSNNEDFKDEEKALSKSILGGSMNTCKTRVINFLRMERVMQGNVPAAVPKIVTRLVMSEKPVDGTVAWYQGEIDDGDGFPAEDHMLGLPNTHIADLLAAQFKSLMVREGYRIDEHIQEKPSRGDAGPTSSQQNSAGGVPRGNSANEMQQYGDAVAGQAPNEASKQGNAGSAPMNSTQNVLANARMLPPTNSQALQMSQGLLSGVSMPMQPQQHDPQQSPLSQLQQRNQQSMFTQQQHPQMQRAASMMLPTNPLSAINSMSQSSGMALGGQMTNNHSPHQLQMLQHHAAIQRKMMMGQQGSGVAMNMGMGSMGNSIAALGAFGNQMNMAGRGLGGTGITSSMSLPGINNMGQNPMNHPASNLNVISQQLRSGALTPQQSAAVFTNLRLANRGGGMGAPQAGMSGVSGARQMHPSSAGLSMMDPNTLNRANLQRAMGNMGPPKLMPGMNPYMNQQQLQQQQPQQQQLQHQQQLQQPMSQQQAQSQQLQQHELPQQQQQQQQQATASPLQSVLSPPQVSSPSAGITQQQLQQSSPQQMSQRTPMSPQQMNQRTPMSPQQMSQRTPMSPQISSGTMHPMSTSNLEACPASPQLSSQTHGSVGSIANSPMELQGPKNNSASTNNP, from the exons ATGGGTGTCACGTTTAAGATTTCGAAGATCGGTAGAAAGTTCCGGCAGAGGGTTTCTTCTGAATCGCCTGCTCCTGACTCTCCAAAGCCTCTGAATCCGATTCTATCTGGGAAATCAAAG GCCATTGATGCTCTGCAGCCATCTTTGCCTGATATATCTCCAG ATCATGAAGTTTCCTTCGTATTGAGCCTCTATCCGAATGGTTACTCTGTAGTAAACTCCTCTGAG ATATGTGAGAAGCAGGCTGTGCAGCAGGCATCCTTTCGAGATACTCCAAAGGCCTTACATCCGTATGGTATGGCAGCAGAGACTCTACTTTCA GCTATTGAGGCTGGCAGACTTCCTACTGACATTTTGGAAGATATACCTTGCAAATTTGTGGATGGAGCAGTCATATGTGAG GTGCATGACTATCGGAAACGTACCCCAGAGGAAGCCTCTCCTGTGATAAATAAAGTGCGCCTTAAGATGTCACTTGAAAATGTGGTAAAAGATATTCCATCAATGTCGGACAGCTCATGGACATATGGTGATCTCATG GAAGTGGAATCAAGAATATTAAAAGCCATACAACCTGAACTTTGTTTGGATCCTGTACCCAGACTTGATAGGCTGAGTAAAAAACCTGAGACCGCCAAG CTTGATTTGTCTCTTTCTACTTTGCGGAGAAAGAGACTGATGCAAATGACAGAAGCGACTGTTATGTCTCTGAACAAGAGCCATGGGAAAAAGGTTTGCATTGATCGGCTTCCGGAAAGTTCAGAGCGTGTAAATATGCCAGGACATTTGTTAATGCATCAAACCCATAACAACCAGGCTATTCAAAATCCGGGTACTAATATACTGGTGGGATTAAGAAATCAGACCATGCAAGATGCGGCAACTTCCTCACTGCCTTTGGTACCACCTCAGCAACAAAGGTACCTGGGAACTGGACATATTAGAAACATTCAAGATCAAGGATCAAATTCTGCCAGTGTCTCTGGAGGTTTAGATGCAATGTTGCCTTATGGCTCTGATAGTATGAACCCAGGTGCATCTTTCCAAAGAAAGAGACAAAGTCAAGAAGCGCAAGAGTCTTCTATGCCTGGTTCGAATAAGCGGACAAGGGTTTCACACATGGGTCCTCATGGGGTTCCACAGCAACAGCCGGGGCAACGCATGGATGGCATTCAGGGAACCGATACAAATTGGAAAAATGCGGTTCTACAACAAGATATACTAGGCAGAAGTAGTCAATATCCAAATCCAAGTCTTCAGAGGTTTTCACCACAGCAAATTGAAGGAGTAATGAATCAGGAAGGTGGTCCCATGCAGTTTCCAGCTTCACAACAGGGGACATTGCGTTACACTTCGAAAGAGGAGCCATTTGAGAGTAAAATTGATGGTAGTGTCAGAAATGATATGCCTGGGGTGGGAAGCGATGCAAATAATGTGGATCCGCGTATGCAGTCAAGGATGCCCCATAATGGATTGTTAAGATCGAATTTCTCTCAAGCATCCTGGAACGTGAACCCAGGCCAGAAGATTGAAAAAGATCTGAGAAAAGAAGAACAGTTCAGTAGAAGGATATCGGCTCAAAGCCCTCGTTTATCAGCAGGCGCTCAACCACAGTCCCCACTTTCATCGAAGTCTGGTGAGTTTTCTGGTGGTTCAATGGGGACCCACTATGGAGCAGTTGCAGCAGCTCAAAAGGACAAGGCTGTTACTTCTATTCCTGCTATTGGTGCTACTCAGTCAGTGGGTTCTAGTCCTAATGATGCTATGCAGCAAAGGCAACACCAAATGGTTGCAAAACGGAGGACAAATTCTCATCCTATGACACAAGCTATTAACACTGTTGGTTCTCCTGTTAGTGTCAATACTGTGAGTGCCAATGCTGTTGGTCCTCCATTGGGAAACCAAACTACTGGCGATCACGCAATCCTCGATAGATTCTCAAAGATTGAACGAGTTGCTGCAAG GTACCAACTAAACTGCAAAAAGCATAAGGTGGATGAGTACTCGCGAAGACCTCGCTCTTATGTTCCTCAGCGTCTGATGGTTTGTTTTTCGGGCTTGTCTAACAACGAGGACTTCAAAGACGAAGAGAAAGCCTTGTCAAAATCTATTCTTGGTGGCAGCATGAATACATGCAAGACAAGAGTCATAAACTTCCTTCGGATGGAGCGTGTGATGCAAG GTAATGTGCCTGCCGCCGTCCCTAAAATAGTAACAAGACTGGTGATGTCAGAGAAGCCCGTGGACGGGACAGTAGCATGGTATCAAGGGGAAATAGATGATGGTGATGGTTTTCCAGCTGAAGATCATATGTTAGGATTGCCCAATACT CACATCGCCGATCTACTTGCTGCTCAGTTTAAATCACTG ATGGTCCGTGAAGGATACCGCATAGATGAACATATTCAGGAGAAGCCAAGTCGCGGGGATGCTGGTCCAACCAGCAGTCAACAGAATTCTGCGGGTGGTGTTCCAAGAGGCAACTCTGCAAATGAAATGCAACAGTATGGGGATGCCGTTGCTGGACAAGCGCCCAATGAGGCATCGAAACAAGGGAATGCTGGAAGTGCACCTATGAACTCAACCCAGAATGTTCTTGCAAATGCAAGGATGCTCCCTCCGACAAATTCTCAGGCTTTGCAAATGTCTCAAGGACTGTTGTCTGGTGTCTCCATGCCTATGCAACCACAACAGCATGACCCACAACAGTCTCCGCTATCACAGCTACAACAGAGAAATCAACAGTCCATGTTTACACAGCAGCAGCATCCACAAATGCAGAGAGCGGCATCTATGATGTTGCCTACAAATCCTCTATCAGCGATCAACTCGATGAGCCAGAGCTCTGGCATGGCGCTGGGTGGTCAGATGACCAACAACCATTCGCCTCATCAACTGCAGATGTTACAGCACCACGCGGCGATTcagaggaagatgatgatgggGCAACAGGGGTCAGGTGTAGCCATGAATATGGGAATGGGAAGCATGGGCAACAGTATTGCTGCGCTTGGGGCTTTTGGCAACCAAATGAATATGGCGGGAAGAGGGCTTGGAGGAACCGGAATCACATCGTCAATGTCTCTTCCTGGCATCAATAACATGGGGCAGAACCCAATGAATCATCCAGCGTCAAATTTGAATGTTATAAGCCAGCAACTCCGATCTGGTGCTTTAACACCACAACAGAGTGCCGCTGTGTTTACAAATCTTAGGTTGGCGAACCGAGGAGGTGGAATGGGTGCTCCCCAAGCCGGGATGAGTGGCGTGTCAGGTGCCAGGCAGATGCACCCCAGCTCTGCTGGTCTATCTATGATGGATCCGAATACATTAAACCGAGCTAACCTGCAGCGAGCTATGGGTAACATGGGTCCACCTAAGCTGATGCCTGGAATGAATCCTTACATGAATCAACAGCAACTCCAGCAGCAGCAACCCCAACAGCAACAGTTGCAGCATCAGCAACAGCTACAGCAGCCTATGTCTCAGCAGCAAGCTCAGTCTCAGCAGCTACAACAACATGAGCTGCCTCAGCAACAACAGCAACAGCAGCAACAGGCAACAGCCTCGCCTCTTCAGTCTGTGCTATCACCACCCCAAGTAAGTTCGCCATCAGCTGGAATTACACAGCAGCAGCTGCAACAGTCCAGTCCCCAGCAAATGAGCCAGAGAACTCCGATGAGTCCCCAGCAAATGAACCAAAGAACTCCAATGAGTCCGCAACAAATGAGTCAAAGAACCCCTATGAGTCCTCAGATAAGCTCGGGTACGATGCACCCCATGAGCACAAGCAACCTGGAGGCTTGTCCAGCAAGTCCACAGCTAAGTTCTCAGACACATGGATCTGTTGGTAGCATCGCCAATTCCCCAATGGAGCTTCAAGGTCCCAAGAACAACTCTGCTAGTACTAATAATCCCTAA